In Ruminococcaceae bacterium R-25, one genomic interval encodes:
- a CDS encoding uracil permease, giving the protein MKLVYDVNDKPKMSKTIVFALQQMIAIMAATLLVPMLVTSFGLEADPSAALFGAGIGTLVYIFFTKKKSPVFLGSSFTFLGAYGASIGQNFGYLGIIIGVFFAGLVYVVIGIIIKAVGSGWVNKLMPAVIIGPIVALIGLSLSGTATGWMASNGGDNYSLITIIVGAITFFAIVIASVKGSQNIKLIPFIVGIGAGYVVALVLTLIGNATGLESLQILSFDSFKSAFVPLSVSSFVKMPDFFFLKAIQEKGWQTLSVADIGSIALIYVPIGVVELAQHIADHKNLGNIINKDLITDPGLDNTLFGDGIGSIVGSIFGGAANTTYGESIGCVAITGNASIITIIVASLGCMILSFFTPFVALINSIPKCVMGGACVALYGFIAVSGLQMLRKVDLNNSKNLFIVSSILVTGIGGLTLEFGYNEMTQGPILTVTALAVALIFGIITNLIVNNGKLVADSSETDKK; this is encoded by the coding sequence ATGAAACTTGTTTATGATGTAAACGATAAGCCTAAAATGAGTAAGACTATCGTTTTTGCACTGCAGCAGATGATCGCTATCATGGCTGCAACGCTTCTCGTTCCTATGCTCGTTACTTCTTTCGGACTTGAAGCGGATCCTTCCGCAGCATTGTTTGGTGCGGGTATCGGTACTTTGGTATATATCTTCTTTACTAAAAAGAAGAGCCCTGTTTTCCTCGGAAGCTCTTTCACGTTCCTTGGCGCTTATGGTGCTTCTATCGGACAGAATTTCGGCTACCTTGGTATCATCATCGGTGTTTTCTTTGCCGGCCTTGTTTATGTCGTAATCGGTATCATCATCAAGGCAGTTGGTTCCGGCTGGGTTAACAAGCTCATGCCTGCCGTAATCATTGGACCCATCGTTGCCCTCATCGGTCTTTCTCTTTCCGGAACAGCTACAGGCTGGATGGCTTCTAACGGCGGCGACAATTACAGCCTCATCACGATCATTGTCGGTGCGATCACATTCTTTGCTATAGTTATCGCTTCCGTTAAGGGTTCACAGAACATTAAGCTTATCCCTTTCATCGTAGGTATCGGCGCAGGTTATGTTGTTGCTCTGGTACTTACACTTATCGGAAATGCAACAGGTCTTGAGAGTTTACAGATCCTCAGCTTTGACTCTTTCAAGTCAGCATTTGTTCCGCTCTCAGTTTCATCTTTCGTTAAGATGCCTGACTTCTTCTTCCTTAAGGCTATTCAGGAGAAGGGCTGGCAGACACTCTCCGTTGCAGATATCGGTTCTATCGCTTTGATCTACGTTCCTATCGGTGTCGTAGAACTCGCTCAGCATATCGCTGACCACAAGAACCTCGGAAACATCATCAATAAGGACCTCATTACTGATCCCGGTCTTGATAACACACTCTTCGGTGACGGTATCGGATCCATCGTAGGTTCAATTTTCGGTGGTGCTGCAAATACTACTTATGGTGAATCAATCGGCTGCGTTGCCATCACAGGTAATGCTTCTATCATTACGATCATCGTTGCTTCATTAGGTTGTATGATCCTGTCATTTTTCACACCTTTCGTAGCACTGATCAACTCCATCCCTAAGTGCGTCATGGGTGGTGCATGCGTTGCGCTTTACGGCTTCATCGCAGTATCAGGACTCCAGATGCTCCGCAAGGTCGACCTCAACAACAGTAAGAACCTCTTTATCGTATCGAGCATCCTCGTTACAGGTATCGGCGGACTTACATTGGAGTTCGGCTACAACGAAATGACACAGGGTCCTATCCTTACAGTTACAGCTCTCGCAGTAGCTCTTATCTTCGGTATCATTACAAACCTTATCGTAAACAACGGTAAGCTCGTTGCTGATTCTTCCGAAACAGATAAGAAGTAA
- a CDS encoding uracil phosphoribosyltransferase, producing MDSKYMENVTVFDHPLIRHKVTHLCDVNTGSKEFCEIVKEITMLMGYEVLKDLPTKMVEIQAPLSKFESPVIAEDFTIVPILRAGLGMVDGLRSLLPTAKVGHVGLYRDEETLQPVQYYFKLPVDVTEGEVIIVDPAFATGVSAEATIKLLKEAGCKRIKFMCIFSCDQGIEFVHSRHPEVPIYAAYHSTYPLNEKGYIIDAAGDAGDRICGTVSYKPQ from the coding sequence ATGGACAGTAAGTACATGGAAAATGTAACTGTTTTCGATCACCCTTTGATCAGACACAAAGTCACTCATCTATGTGACGTTAATACCGGTTCAAAGGAATTCTGCGAAATCGTCAAAGAGATTACAATGTTAATGGGATATGAGGTGCTTAAGGATCTGCCAACAAAGATGGTAGAGATACAGGCACCTCTTTCTAAATTTGAATCTCCTGTCATTGCTGAGGACTTTACGATCGTTCCGATCTTAAGGGCAGGCCTTGGCATGGTAGACGGCTTAAGAAGTCTTCTTCCTACTGCAAAGGTGGGACACGTAGGTCTTTACAGAGACGAAGAGACTCTGCAGCCGGTCCAGTATTATTTCAAGCTTCCTGTTGATGTTACTGAGGGGGAAGTCATCATTGTGGATCCTGCTTTTGCTACGGGCGTAAGTGCTGAAGCTACGATCAAGCTCCTTAAGGAAGCAGGCTGCAAGAGGATCAAGTTCATGTGCATCTTTTCGTGCGACCAGGGAATCGAATTTGTTCATTCCCGTCATCCGGAAGTGCCAATCTATGCTGCATATCATTCAACCTATCCGTTGAATGAAAAAGGCTACATCATTGATGCTGCCGGCGACGCAGGTGACAGGATCTGCGGAACCGTTAGTTATAAACCACAATAA
- a CDS encoding AAA domain-containing protein, with product MGELNLERSKVKFDLWERKLLDLSTRNALLNLRIKGTSIPLFVPECDKIEDLLAQDKSFSIISRGDEEEDEAEESASETPSETEVPDAIKPVDEIEAEKTPVEELAAKAEAEAESEKTEEATEKNPEEKPAEDKPVQEANTEAEKGAEAKASVKKKIKKIPAKDYSIEDLPKIDEFKDYIVSKYEKNILVSSLTNAVLDKNIKTLYRGAKTSMEENGANTLFLACGFLKWYEKDRKEPCYAPILLIPVELVKKFGIKYTMRRRDEDTQFNVTVSEKLRQDFKIEFDEFSNNLPTDESGVDVNKIFGQIKEIIKPLKGWEVIPSCVLGLFSFSQFVMWNDMHSHRDEIAQNKIVKSLINGQLEWDYQDISANGKVPEEDVYLPIVADASQLAAIKRAGEGTSFVLHGPPGTGKSQTITSIIANCLANGKKVLFAAEKKAALDVVYKRLEKIGIAPFCLELHSNKVRKSYVLDQLKVASEVRLNAKVDGDYDKALEDIAAKRRELDKYVNELHTKRGCGMSLYELINVYASNQSAAECGAFDDGFVNELTSDRIKEIESALGELVASSTHLNGKLPFVKSSEFSQDAKGKLPVLVDAFVKAYDEFAASVDAFDKLLAANNCRIPGEPLTIGRIAGLSSVSALIAKLKNLNLPKGMICCDDTESAYLTMRDMIVSSKDAIAKRDALLAVYQPGFLDLDGTTLLNEIVTAKAKNALVRGMAENNVYKKVKAYDIKGNRKEVLEQDFKLLIDYKNSVQNAMNFITVGRSYLGEYYNPGAAFPGFDLAYFEAANENAHAVFAEFAPYDPTGSLRKLIGNGDVLVTDAANAFNAKASAYKASYDNLNATYGLEYGAFEPASSLLESKKKMAETLKADSDYLRDRMQFNLMASRCGNYKISNLVTGYGCGMIGGDEIIGAFRKGYSAMLISMIIDSSEVLRTFSGLVFEKKIAELSKVNDDFEKLTRQEIYLKIAKNLPDLSKDAHVSSALGILQHAIKAGGRGVSIRTLFTQIGELILKLCPCVLMSPLSCAQFLDPDKCGMFDIVVFDEASQLPTCKAIGVIARGKEAVIVGDPKQMPPTSFFMEQVDDGDESFETDDLESILDDCLAISMPQMFLAWHYRSRHESLITFSNKAFYDGRLYTFPSPDDRCSKVTMIDCAGSFDSGKTRTNKVEAQAVIDEIIKRAHNPALSKYSVGVVTFNIQQQSLIEDLLDEAASKDPVLEKWAFGSEEPIFVKNLENVQGDERDVILFSVGYGKDETGKLIMNFGPLNRDGGWRRLNVAVTRSRIEMKVFSSISPEEIRINDTASEGVKAFKRFLQYASGSTIWDQDIANTGSSSDNSGTPLIDRNAAFTGIADDICARFKAIGYDTDKGVGKSGFKIDIGVVSPEKDGTYCLGILLDGPVYAQSGTTTAREVSQMSMLKGFGWNIVRIWSLEWWENPDSVFEKLVAIIEESKKKEEEPAVEEAPAAETAEAAETAEASEGEAIESAPEESGRPEPQVTIYGVTPEEETEVAEELEGSEDQAQKKTDDIRAEGSPEIVYKATDIKPKSILNAADFCDAMKTKELQGYVASIVEQESPISSDVLARELIAAAGIAKMTPKLRERCSYLVRSIEKTSKFHFTNQVLDPTADEPETVVFLWKDGTEIGKVMDYYRVPAEGEKARKACDIPVQEAACAARYLAVSQYGMPYDSLIVETAKALGLSRAPVDSDNYRLGKKAVDYCINQEVLVMDDDGFVKGTE from the coding sequence ATGGGTGAACTCAATCTTGAGAGAAGTAAGGTCAAATTTGACTTGTGGGAGCGAAAACTCCTTGATCTCAGCACAAGAAATGCGCTTCTTAATCTGAGGATAAAGGGAACGAGCATTCCGTTGTTTGTTCCGGAGTGCGACAAGATTGAGGACCTTCTTGCTCAGGATAAGAGTTTTTCGATCATTTCCAGAGGTGATGAAGAAGAGGACGAGGCAGAAGAATCTGCTTCTGAAACTCCTTCCGAAACGGAAGTTCCTGATGCGATCAAGCCTGTTGATGAGATAGAGGCTGAGAAGACTCCTGTAGAAGAGCTGGCAGCCAAAGCAGAAGCTGAGGCAGAGTCTGAAAAGACTGAAGAGGCAACAGAGAAGAATCCTGAAGAAAAGCCCGCTGAAGATAAGCCTGTACAGGAAGCAAATACGGAAGCAGAAAAGGGAGCCGAAGCAAAGGCATCTGTCAAAAAGAAGATCAAGAAGATCCCTGCAAAGGATTATTCGATCGAAGACCTTCCCAAGATCGATGAATTCAAAGATTATATCGTAAGCAAATATGAGAAGAACATTTTGGTTTCTTCTCTTACAAATGCCGTTCTCGATAAGAACATCAAGACACTCTACAGAGGCGCTAAGACCTCTATGGAAGAAAACGGCGCCAATACTTTGTTCCTCGCATGCGGTTTTTTGAAGTGGTATGAAAAGGACAGAAAGGAACCCTGCTATGCGCCGATCCTCCTGATCCCTGTTGAACTCGTTAAGAAGTTCGGCATCAAGTACACGATGAGAAGAAGGGACGAGGATACCCAGTTCAACGTTACGGTTTCAGAGAAGCTCAGACAGGATTTCAAGATTGAGTTCGATGAATTCAGCAACAATCTTCCGACTGATGAATCAGGCGTTGATGTTAATAAGATCTTCGGTCAGATAAAAGAGATCATAAAGCCCCTTAAGGGCTGGGAAGTAATTCCTTCATGTGTTCTGGGTCTTTTCTCATTCTCACAGTTCGTTATGTGGAATGACATGCACAGCCACAGAGACGAGATCGCGCAGAATAAGATCGTTAAAAGCCTTATCAACGGCCAGCTCGAGTGGGATTATCAGGATATCTCTGCTAACGGCAAGGTTCCGGAAGAAGACGTTTATCTTCCTATCGTTGCCGATGCATCTCAGCTCGCTGCTATCAAGCGTGCGGGCGAGGGCACGAGCTTTGTTCTCCATGGCCCTCCGGGAACAGGTAAGTCACAGACTATCACATCCATAATCGCCAACTGCCTTGCTAACGGCAAGAAGGTTCTTTTCGCTGCCGAAAAGAAGGCTGCTCTGGATGTCGTTTATAAGCGTCTTGAAAAGATCGGAATTGCTCCGTTCTGTCTGGAACTTCATTCAAACAAAGTGCGTAAGAGCTATGTTTTGGACCAGCTCAAAGTCGCAAGCGAAGTAAGGCTCAATGCCAAGGTCGACGGCGATTACGATAAAGCTTTGGAGGACATCGCAGCTAAGAGAAGAGAACTCGACAAGTACGTTAATGAGCTCCACACTAAGCGCGGCTGCGGAATGTCTTTATATGAGCTGATCAATGTTTATGCGAGCAACCAATCCGCTGCCGAGTGCGGCGCTTTCGACGACGGATTCGTTAATGAACTGACGTCTGACAGGATCAAGGAGATCGAGTCTGCATTAGGCGAACTCGTTGCTTCTTCGACTCATTTAAACGGCAAGCTTCCTTTTGTTAAATCTTCAGAGTTTTCGCAGGATGCAAAGGGCAAGCTCCCTGTTTTGGTTGATGCTTTTGTTAAGGCATACGATGAATTTGCCGCATCAGTCGATGCATTCGACAAGCTCCTTGCAGCTAATAACTGCCGCATCCCCGGTGAGCCTTTGACGATCGGAAGAATTGCAGGATTAAGCTCTGTGAGCGCGCTTATCGCCAAGCTCAAGAACCTTAATCTTCCTAAGGGGATGATCTGCTGTGATGATACGGAGAGCGCTTATCTTACGATGAGAGACATGATCGTAAGTTCAAAGGATGCAATCGCCAAGCGCGATGCTCTGCTTGCCGTATACCAGCCAGGCTTCCTTGATCTCGACGGCACAACGCTTCTTAATGAGATCGTTACGGCTAAGGCAAAGAATGCACTCGTAAGAGGTATGGCCGAGAATAACGTTTATAAGAAGGTCAAGGCCTACGATATCAAGGGCAACAGAAAAGAAGTTCTTGAACAGGATTTCAAGCTCCTTATCGATTATAAGAACTCAGTTCAGAATGCGATGAACTTCATAACAGTGGGAAGATCTTATCTCGGTGAATACTATAATCCGGGCGCAGCATTCCCCGGTTTTGACCTCGCATATTTTGAAGCTGCGAATGAGAATGCCCATGCGGTATTTGCAGAGTTTGCGCCTTACGATCCGACAGGTTCACTTAGAAAGCTGATAGGTAACGGCGACGTGCTCGTTACTGATGCTGCGAATGCATTTAATGCAAAGGCATCTGCATATAAGGCATCTTACGACAATCTTAATGCAACATACGGCCTTGAATATGGCGCGTTCGAACCTGCTTCTTCTTTGCTCGAGAGCAAGAAAAAGATGGCTGAGACACTTAAGGCTGACAGCGATTACTTAAGAGACAGGATGCAGTTTAACCTTATGGCATCCAGGTGCGGAAACTATAAGATCTCCAATCTTGTAACAGGTTACGGCTGCGGCATGATCGGAGGAGATGAGATCATTGGTGCATTCCGCAAGGGCTACAGCGCGATGCTCATTTCCATGATTATCGACAGCTCTGAAGTATTGAGAACTTTCTCAGGTCTTGTTTTCGAAAAGAAGATCGCTGAGCTCTCAAAGGTCAACGATGATTTCGAAAAGCTTACGAGACAGGAGATCTATTTAAAGATCGCAAAGAATCTGCCGGATCTGTCAAAAGACGCTCATGTTTCATCGGCACTCGGAATCCTGCAGCATGCCATAAAGGCAGGCGGCAGAGGCGTATCGATCAGAACATTGTTCACGCAGATCGGAGAGCTCATCTTAAAGCTCTGTCCCTGCGTGCTCATGAGCCCTCTGTCATGCGCACAGTTCTTGGATCCCGATAAGTGCGGAATGTTTGACATCGTTGTTTTCGACGAGGCTTCACAGCTTCCCACATGTAAGGCTATAGGCGTTATCGCAAGAGGTAAGGAGGCCGTTATCGTCGGCGACCCTAAGCAGATGCCGCCTACGTCATTCTTCATGGAGCAGGTAGATGACGGCGACGAGAGTTTCGAGACGGATGACCTGGAGAGCATCCTCGACGACTGCCTCGCTATCTCAATGCCTCAGATGTTCCTCGCATGGCATTACAGAAGCCGCCACGAGAGCCTTATCACTTTCTCGAACAAGGCATTCTACGACGGCAGACTCTATACATTCCCGTCACCTGACGACAGATGTTCGAAGGTCACCATGATCGACTGCGCAGGATCTTTTGATTCCGGCAAGACCAGAACCAATAAGGTTGAAGCTCAGGCGGTTATTGATGAGATCATAAAGCGTGCTCACAATCCTGCGCTTTCAAAGTACAGCGTCGGTGTCGTAACGTTCAATATCCAACAGCAGTCCTTGATAGAAGACCTCTTAGACGAAGCCGCAAGTAAAGACCCTGTTCTCGAAAAGTGGGCGTTCGGCAGTGAAGAGCCGATCTTTGTTAAGAACCTGGAGAATGTTCAGGGCGATGAACGTGATGTTATCCTGTTCTCCGTAGGCTACGGCAAGGATGAGACCGGCAAGCTCATAATGAACTTCGGTCCTTTGAACAGAGACGGCGGCTGGAGAAGACTTAACGTTGCTGTCACGAGATCAAGAATCGAGATGAAAGTATTTTCATCCATTTCGCCTGAAGAGATCCGCATCAATGACACGGCATCGGAAGGCGTTAAGGCATTTAAGAGATTCCTGCAGTATGCGTCAGGAAGCACGATCTGGGATCAGGATATCGCTAACACAGGCAGTTCGTCTGATAATTCAGGAACACCTCTGATCGACAGAAATGCAGCATTTACGGGCATCGCAGACGATATTTGCGCAAGGTTCAAGGCAATCGGTTACGATACCGACAAGGGTGTCGGCAAGTCCGGCTTTAAGATCGACATCGGTGTCGTATCTCCCGAAAAGGACGGCACTTACTGTCTCGGTATCCTTTTGGACGGCCCTGTCTATGCACAGTCAGGAACCACTACAGCAAGAGAAGTATCCCAGATGTCGATGCTCAAGGGCTTCGGCTGGAATATCGTAAGAATCTGGTCTCTCGAATGGTGGGAGAATCCTGACAGCGTATTCGAAAAGTTGGTTGCCATAATCGAAGAATCCAAGAAGAAGGAAGAAGAGCCTGCTGTAGAGGAGGCTCCGGCTGCTGAGACTGCTGAGGCTGCTGAGACTGCTGAGGCATCTGAGGGTGAGGCTATCGAATCTGCACCTGAAGAATCAGGCAGACCTGAACCTCAAGTGACGATTTACGGTGTCACACCGGAAGAGGAAACGGAAGTAGCAGAAGAATTAGAAGGATCGGAAGATCAGGCTCAAAAAAAAACTGACGACATAAGGGCAGAAGGCTCTCCTGAGATCGTCTATAAAGCAACAGATATTAAGCCAAAGTCTATCTTAAATGCTGCTGATTTCTGCGATGCCATGAAAACCAAGGAATTGCAGGGCTATGTTGCATCGATAGTCGAACAGGAATCTCCTATCAGCTCCGACGTTCTCGCAAGAGAACTGATTGCTGCTGCGGGTATAGCCAAGATGACACCCAAGCTTCGCGAGCGTTGTTCTTATCTGGTCAGAAGCATAGAAAAGACTTCGAAATTCCACTTTACCAACCAGGTGCTCGATCCTACGGCTGATGAGCCTGAAACAGTTGTCTTCCTCTGGAAAGACGGCACTGAGATCGGCAAGGTAATGGATTATTACCGTGTCCCTGCTGAAGGCGAAAAGGCCAGAAAGGCATGTGATATTCCTGTCCAGGAAGCAGCCTGCGCTGCAAGATATCTGGCCGTGTCACAGTACGGAATGCCTTATGACAGCCTTATAGTAGAAACAGCCAAGGCTTTGGGCTTATCCAGGGCCCCTGTTGATTCTGATAACTACAGACTCGGAAAGAAGGCCGTGGATTACTGCATCAACCAGGAAGTACTGGTAATGGATGACGACGGCTTTGTCAAAGGAACAGAATGA
- a CDS encoding long-chain acyl-CoA synthetase, which translates to MHPVQGTPVFTAEKFTDIRDLVVRTCDKYSESDAFIFRRSPKLSEIHRSFFEYGNDIKGLATYILNSEYAGERLAVVGENAYEWFVSYNAILSSGAVGVPLDRMLPEEELIQLLVRSKSKLIFYHHKHHKMMLSIAAKIKSGELDIPLNKFVIFYKEGLTGKTSDDTWPEDDKRFVDIYDLIKDGNALRDAGDKKFEETEIDANETKIILFTSGTTSMSKGVMLTHNNITSNVYAISQTLDVRRGDRAFSILPLHHTFENTCDFFILSCGACICMCDGLRYIVKNMEEWKPDVCISVPLLFENIYSKIEDGIKASGKERIISIARPVTRFLRKCGLDIRRNVFKDILDKLGGNFRMVVIGGAGIDKKYIDAFTDFGLQFFMGYGLTETSPVISVTTEVCNVHGSVGRPLPGVTVAIDAEGKGHKAVGEILTKSDCVMRGYFENEEATKDVFDDDGWFHTGDMGYIDKTGSIHITGRVKSMIVLTNGKKAFPEEIEAVLTEIKGVAEAFVWGNRNERDAIDICAKLLINRKAIGAELGLSTEPDDGQVEMYLNDKMHEANHKMPQYKIVRNFVFSEEDMIKTTTLKIKRPKEQEHIESRLAELGHTMADMNGKNFDKMIKANP; encoded by the coding sequence ATGCACCCTGTTCAGGGCACACCGGTTTTTACAGCTGAGAAGTTCACGGACATAAGGGATCTTGTAGTACGCACTTGTGATAAGTACTCAGAGTCTGATGCTTTCATTTTTAGACGTTCACCCAAGCTTTCCGAGATTCACAGAAGTTTCTTTGAGTACGGAAATGACATTAAGGGTTTGGCAACATATATCCTTAACAGCGAGTACGCGGGAGAGAGACTTGCTGTTGTAGGTGAGAATGCTTACGAATGGTTTGTTTCTTACAATGCGATTCTGTCTTCGGGCGCCGTCGGCGTTCCTTTGGACAGAATGCTGCCTGAAGAAGAACTTATCCAACTCCTCGTAAGATCAAAGTCGAAGCTTATCTTCTACCATCATAAGCACCACAAGATGATGCTTTCGATCGCAGCAAAGATCAAGTCCGGCGAATTGGATATCCCGCTCAATAAGTTTGTAATCTTCTATAAGGAAGGTCTGACCGGAAAGACTTCGGATGACACATGGCCTGAAGATGATAAGCGCTTTGTGGATATCTACGACCTTATCAAGGACGGTAATGCTTTAAGAGATGCTGGCGATAAGAAGTTCGAAGAGACCGAGATCGATGCTAACGAGACAAAGATCATCCTCTTTACTTCAGGAACGACATCAATGAGTAAGGGCGTTATGCTCACTCACAACAATATCACTTCCAATGTCTATGCTATATCACAGACGCTTGATGTAAGAAGAGGAGACAGGGCTTTTTCTATCCTCCCTTTGCATCACACGTTTGAGAATACCTGTGACTTCTTTATCCTTTCCTGTGGCGCGTGCATCTGCATGTGCGACGGCCTGAGATATATCGTTAAGAATATGGAAGAGTGGAAGCCGGATGTCTGCATTTCCGTTCCGCTCCTTTTCGAAAATATCTACTCCAAGATCGAAGACGGTATCAAGGCATCAGGCAAGGAGAGGATCATCTCCATTGCAAGACCTGTTACGCGTTTCCTTAGAAAGTGCGGTCTTGATATCAGACGCAATGTCTTTAAGGACATTCTGGATAAGCTCGGCGGCAACTTCCGTATGGTAGTTATCGGCGGCGCCGGAATCGACAAGAAATATATCGATGCATTCACGGACTTCGGTCTCCAGTTCTTCATGGGCTACGGTCTTACTGAGACGTCACCGGTTATTTCCGTTACAACTGAGGTATGCAATGTCCACGGTTCTGTAGGACGCCCGCTGCCCGGTGTAACTGTTGCTATCGATGCCGAAGGCAAGGGCCATAAGGCTGTAGGTGAGATCCTCACCAAGTCTGACTGCGTTATGAGAGGCTATTTCGAAAACGAGGAAGCCACAAAGGATGTTTTCGATGACGACGGATGGTTCCATACAGGCGATATGGGTTATATCGACAAGACAGGTTCTATCCACATCACAGGACGTGTTAAGTCCATGATCGTTCTTACAAACGGTAAGAAGGCTTTCCCTGAAGAGATCGAAGCAGTCCTCACCGAGATCAAGGGTGTCGCAGAAGCTTTCGTCTGGGGTAACAGAAATGAGCGCGATGCAATAGATATCTGCGCTAAGCTCCTTATCAACCGTAAAGCTATCGGTGCCGAATTAGGTCTTTCCACTGAGCCTGATGACGGCCAGGTCGAGATGTATCTGAACGACAAGATGCATGAGGCTAATCACAAGATGCCCCAGTATAAGATCGTAAGGAACTTCGTCTTCTCCGAAGAAGACATGATCAAGACTACAACGCTTAAGATCAAGCGTCCCAAGGAGCAGGAACATATCGAGTCGCGCCTTGCTGAATTAGGCCATACAATGGCTGACATGAACGGCAAGAACTTCGACAAGATGATCAAGGCAAATCCTTAA
- a CDS encoding 1-acyl-sn-glycerol-3-phosphate acyltransferase — MSEENNINKDENIKQGEESKMSRSDHHKHLDEKYPTKRGFMDVLAKDGFLLLTHILCDMKCIGRENFPKNNPYVVASNHQSYPDGVLIIDYLPKGHFKWMCCLAASDLETNHGKLGRLIMRVGRGIAVDRYGNPVRGLIKAKKEVEKGNICFVFPEGTRSHTGKLAEMKDGAAYLAIKAGVPMVPVYIAGAYQIWPRTSKKPHPLNGLHRRKIRIYVGEPLHGEDFDNDAHKMTEALSAWMHKHEDLYWDPETNFEAK; from the coding sequence ATGTCTGAAGAAAATAATATAAATAAAGATGAGAATATCAAACAGGGCGAAGAGTCCAAGATGTCCCGTTCAGACCACCATAAGCACCTGGACGAGAAGTACCCTACCAAAAGAGGCTTCATGGATGTACTGGCCAAGGACGGATTCCTTCTCCTTACCCATATCCTCTGCGATATGAAGTGCATCGGACGTGAGAATTTCCCCAAGAACAATCCTTACGTCGTTGCCTCCAACCATCAGAGCTATCCTGACGGCGTTCTCATCATTGACTATCTCCCCAAGGGCCACTTCAAGTGGATGTGCTGCCTCGCAGCTTCCGACCTTGAGACCAACCACGGCAAATTAGGCCGCCTCATCATGCGTGTCGGCAGAGGCATCGCCGTTGACCGTTACGGCAACCCTGTAAGAGGTCTCATCAAGGCCAAGAAGGAAGTCGAAAAAGGAAACATCTGCTTTGTCTTCCCTGAAGGCACCAGATCCCACACCGGTAAACTCGCCGAGATGAAAGACGGCGCTGCTTACCTCGCTATCAAGGCCGGCGTTCCCATGGTTCCCGTCTACATCGCAGGCGCATACCAGATCTGGCCCAGAACTTCTAAAAAGCCCCATCCGCTTAACGGCTTACACCGCCGTAAGATCAGGATCTACGTAGGCGAACCTCTCCACGGCGAAGACTTCGACAACGATGCTCACAAGATGACAGAAGCTTTGTCCGCCTGGATGCACAAACACGAAGACCTCTACTGGGATCCGGAAACAAATTTCGAAGCAAAGTAA
- a CDS encoding coenzyme PQQ synthesis protein D (PqqD): protein MRNKENFLDYVFERPEGLVFNCSDEGEVTVDMENKGFTNKIAQKFFKRPEVSHIKLEGMGSFIFLCVDGKKSVYDIGQLVKEKYGDEAEPLYERLSVYMKKLEEVGFVKRVGA from the coding sequence ATGCGAAATAAGGAAAACTTTCTCGATTATGTTTTCGAGCGCCCGGAAGGCCTTGTCTTCAATTGTTCAGATGAAGGCGAAGTCACCGTTGATATGGAGAACAAGGGCTTTACGAATAAGATCGCGCAGAAGTTCTTTAAAAGACCTGAAGTGTCGCATATCAAACTTGAAGGCATGGGCAGCTTTATCTTCCTGTGCGTAGACGGTAAGAAATCAGTCTACGATATAGGTCAGCTTGTTAAGGAAAAGTACGGTGATGAAGCTGAGCCTTTATATGAACGCCTCAGCGTATATATGAAAAAACTCGAAGAAGTCGGATTTGTAAAGAGGGTGGGGGCTTAA